The sequence TTGATGATCATCCGCTGTTTCGCCAGGGAGTACGGTGGGCGCTGTCAAATGAACCGGACATCCAGATCGTGGGCGAGGCAGCCAATGGTGAGGAAGCGTTACGCTGGCTAACCCAGGTTGATGCCGGTCACGAACCGAATGTTATGCTGGTTGATCTGAACTTGCCTGGCATGAGTGGTTTAGAGCTGACACGTCAGATTCGTCGCCAATACCCGAGTATCGCCGTAGTAATGTTGAGTATGCACGAGAGTGATGAAGCAGCGTTTAATGCGCTGCGCGCCGGTGCAGCGGCGTACCGTTCAAAAGATATAAAGCCAGCAGCACTCGCTGAAACGCTGCGGCGGGTGGCCCACGGTGAATATGTGATCAACGATGTTTTGTTGGAAGAACCGCGCGTTGCCAGCCGAATCCTGTCGCAGTTCCGTAATTTGCCGCAAGTGCAGACACTCGGTGGCGATCCGGGTTTACAGGTGTTTACCCC comes from Chloroflexus sp. Y-396-1 and encodes:
- a CDS encoding response regulator transcription factor — its product is MVNPTVKLLVVDDHPLFRQGVRWALSNEPDIQIVGEAANGEEALRWLTQVDAGHEPNVMLVDLNLPGMSGLELTRQIRRQYPSIAVVMLSMHESDEAAFNALRAGAAAYRSKDIKPAALAETLRRVAHGEYVINDVLLEEPRVASRILSQFRNLPQVQTLGGDPGLQVFTPLSEREIEVLERIAAGHSNKEIADELGISTQTVKNHISSILRKLSLNDRTQAVILALRRGWIETPQQIQSGAGDNEE